In Amia ocellicauda isolate fAmiCal2 chromosome 7, fAmiCal2.hap1, whole genome shotgun sequence, one genomic interval encodes:
- the LOC136754069 gene encoding monocyte chemotactic protein 1B codes for MKYTSAAFLFVTAWAVCTFAYNGPPASCCLVVSDTKLKLDRIVNYTLQKKGVCPVDAVVFHTIRGKKVCSDPEKDWVKNAIEKVDQREVGSKNINIPRRQKKGRKLRKGTNRKQRKPKNRQ; via the exons ATGAAGTACACATCTGCTGCCTTTCTGTTTGTCACTGCATGGGCTGTATGTACCTTTGCAT ATAATGGGCCTCCTGCTAGCTGCTGCCTGGTTGTATCAGACACAAAACTGAAGCTTGACAGAATTGTGAATTACACTCTACAGAAAAAAGGAGTTTGCCCGGTGGATGCAGTCGT CTTCCACACAATTCGAGGGAAAAAAGTCTGCTCTGATCCCGAAAAAGACTGGGTAAAAAATGCAATTGAAAAGGTTGACCAGAGGGAAGTGGGGTCAAAGAATATCAACATACCCAGAAGacagaaaaaaggaagaaaattgAGGAAAGGCACTAACCGGAAACAAAGGAAACCAAAAAACAGACAGTAG